Proteins co-encoded in one Astyanax mexicanus isolate ESR-SI-001 chromosome 1, AstMex3_surface, whole genome shotgun sequence genomic window:
- the foxq1b gene encoding forkhead box protein Q1b: MKLEVFSVAAMSPDSPLSAEDELGSDGDFAACSPAPETATPVLTPSEEAEEAGASDSKPKAYARRPKPPYSYIALIAMAIRDSSSGRLTLAEINDYLMKKFPFFRGSYTGWRNSVRHNLSLNDCFLKVLRDPSRPWGKDNYWMLNPHSEYTFADGVFRRRRKRIGKKTSRDPGSRERALQRLPADSAAGGARFTGPFAIESILSKPSFRRRERAEDFASLTLQFAPFLMNCQALHAPPTPLSSLAPQPAFLSPAPRYTPPYCAPRETPYHPFRIDSLLS; this comes from the coding sequence ATGAAGCTGGAGGTTTTCTCTGTGGCCGCGATGTCGCCAGACTCTCCGCTGTCCGCTGAGGACGAGCTAGGCTCGGACGGGGACTTCGCAGCATGCAGTCCGGCCCCGGAAACAGCGACACCGGTGCTAACACCGTCCGAGGAGGCGGAGGAAGCGGGCGCTTCAGACAGCAAGCCGAAGGCGTACGCGCGCCGTCCCAAGCCCCCGTATTCATACATCGCCCTGATCGCCATGGCCATCCGGGACTCGAGCTCCGGGCGCCTCACGCTGGCCGAGATAAACGACTACCTGATGAAGAAGTTCCCGTTTTTCCGCGGCTCCTACACGGGCTGGCGAAACTCGGTGCGCCACAACCTGTCGCTCAATGACTGCTTCCTCAAAGTGCTGCGCGACCCCTCGCGCCCCTGGGGCAAGGACAACTACTGGATGCTGAACCCGCACAGCGAGTACACGTTTGCGGACGGCGTGTTCCGCCGCCGGAGGAAGCGCATCGGCAAGAAGACCAGCAGGGACCCTGGGTCACGGGAGCGCGCTCTCCAACGCTTACCTGCCGACAGTGCAGCCGGAGGCGCGCGCTTCACCGGCCCCTtcgccatcgagagcatcctcaGCAAGCCGTCGTTCCGGCGCAGGGAGCGCGCGGAGGACTTCGCCAGCCTCACGTTACAGTTTGCACCGTTTCTCATGAACTGCCAGGCGCTCCACGCGCCCCCTACGCCGCTCTCCAGCCTCGCGCCTCAGCCGGCCTTCCTGAGCCCCGCGCCACGATACACCCCTCCTTACTGCGCTCCACGAGAGACCCCTTACCACCCCTTCAGAATTGACTCTCTGCTGTCCTGA